One window of Triticum dicoccoides isolate Atlit2015 ecotype Zavitan chromosome 5A, WEW_v2.0, whole genome shotgun sequence genomic DNA carries:
- the LOC119301410 gene encoding heavy metal-associated isoprenylated plant protein 23-like: MGVGGTLDYLSELLGGGGRRRSYKQKRKQFQTVELKVRMDCDGCELKVRNALSGMKGVQSVEINRKQYKVTVQGFVEPHKVVKRVQATGKKAEIWPYIPYNLVAHPYAAQTYDKKAPPGYVRKVDAVMPVASYGGPGAGAQEERLTTMFSDDNPNACSVM, from the exons ATGGGTGTGGGCGGCACTCTGGACTACTTGTCCGAGcttctcggcggcggcggccggcgccggAGCTACAAGCAGAAGAGGAAGCAGTTCCAGACGGTGGAGCTCAAGGTCAGGATGGACTGCGACGGCTGCGAGCTCAAAGTCAGGAACGCCCTCTCCGGCATGAAAG GGGTGCAGTCGGTGGAGATCAACCGGAAGCAGTACAAGGTGACGGTGCAGGGGTTCGTGGAGCCGCACAAGGTGGTGAAGCGGGTGCAGGCCACCGGGAAGAAGGCCGAGATCTGGCCATACATCCCCTACAACCTCGTGGCGCACCCCTACGCCGCGCAGACCTACGACAAGAAGGCGCCCCCGGGCTACGTGCGCAAGGTGGACGCCGTCATGCCCGTCGCCAGCTACGGCGGCCCCGGCGCCGGCGCGCAGGAGGAGCGGCTCACCACCATGTTCAGCGACGACAACCCCAACGCCTGCTCCGTCATGTGA